The Labrus mixtus chromosome 16, fLabMix1.1, whole genome shotgun sequence genome window below encodes:
- the umad1 gene encoding UBAP1-MVB12-associated (UMA)-domain containing protein 1 isoform X3 codes for MIGETMEEQRRKIQNMNIAHPSTNVIVQPSRSYCPLPAQATNLPAASPVSAPAAGSSAVEAAPTHPDLLGDIPFTLAPHVLAMQAGFPLIPDVLMSRDINYNLASFQYDFTLENSVLHNV; via the exons GAGAGACGATGGAagaacagaggaggaagatACAGAACATGAACATCGCACATCCGTCAACAAACGTCATCGTGCAGCCGTCCAGG TCTTACTGTCCACTTCCAGCTCAGGCCACAAACCTCCCTGCAGCTTCACCCGTCTCGGCTCCAGCAGCAGGAAGCTCAGCGGTGGAAGCTGCTCCGACTCACCCTGACCTCCTCGGGGACATCCCCTTCACTCTGGCTCCTCACGTCCTGGCCATGCAGGCTGGATTCCCCCTGATCCCCGACGTGCTGATGTCCCGGGACATAAACTACAACCTGGCTAGTTTTCAGTACGACTTCACTTTAGAAAACTCCGTGCTGCATAACGTCTAG